A single genomic interval of Megalobrama amblycephala isolate DHTTF-2021 linkage group LG17, ASM1881202v1, whole genome shotgun sequence harbors:
- the LOC125250884 gene encoding CD59A glycoprotein-like, which yields MMKTLLVALVLALVLNYGSALKCNHCVPQSGTRCTPSQETCGFGKDACIAARFNFPPFMGFRRCSSMTECLLLQSNTAMKIKCCQSDLCNNVIFSRMMKVLLLALVLTLVLANGSALKCNRCVPARPGGSCVTTKETCGFGQDACVSADSPHIPFPTFRRCSKMGDCLILQSSPYITARCCQTDLCN from the exons ATGATGAAGACTTTGCTGGTGGCTCTTGTTCTTGCTCTGGTGTTGAACTATG GATCTGCACTGAAATGCAACCACTGCGTTCCTCAGTCTGGAACACGCTGCACTCCATCTCAAGAGACATGTGGCTTTGGAAAAGATGCCTGTATAGCGGCCAGATTCAACTTCCCTCCCT TCATGGGCTTTCGGAGATGCAGCAGTATGACAGAGTGTCTTCTTCTCCAGAGTAACACCGCCATGAAGATTAAATGCTGCCAGTCGGACCTCTGCAATAACGTCATCTTT TCAAG AATGATGAAGGTTCTGCTGCTGGCTCTTGTTCTCACTCTGGTGTTGGCGAATG GCTCTGCCCTGAAATGTAACAGGTGTGTCCCCGCCAGACCTGGAGGAAGTTGTGTGACCACCAAGGAGACGTGTGGCTTTGGACAAGATGCCTGTGTATCTGCAGATTCACCACATATCCCT TTTCCTACTTTCCGGAGGTGCAGTAAAATGGGAGATTGCTTGATTCTTCAGTCCAGCCCTTATATTACAGCCAGGTGCTGTCAGACGGACCTGTGCAACTAA